Proteins from a single region of Crassaminicella profunda:
- a CDS encoding alpha/beta-type small acid-soluble spore protein: protein MARKPVVREARQALNQFKAEIANELGLPMKNTNLTSNITSREAGKKGGQLGGEMTKRLVENASKDMAYKSDLLPPDLD, encoded by the coding sequence ATGGCAAGAAAACCTGTAGTTAGAGAAGCAAGACAAGCTCTTAATCAATTCAAGGCAGAAATTGCCAATGAATTAGGACTTCCTATGAAAAATACCAATTTAACGAGTAATATCACTTCAAGAGAAGCTGGTAAAAAAGGTGGCCAACTTGGTGGAGAAATGACTAAGCGATTGGTTGAAAATGCTTCAAAAGATATGGCCTATAAGAGCGATTTACTTCCTCCTGATTTAGATTAA
- a CDS encoding CAP domain-containing protein, producing MKKILSILTLCVLLFSGCTAPQQKPTPLPENEMYQNEMPENNKPMTSSIFEKGDVEKIQITKDNTSCRSGQSANSPEIQKLPKGNVYDVVGQLGDQYVVQTEDGKVGCVNPSDCKPQVEGPKTTTPSDQPNQTAQDKQEENTSRLTADEQEMLKLLNGERTKNGLKPLTIDISIVNVARLKSQDMIDNNYFSHNSPTYGSPFDMLKQFGIKYLTAGENIAGNPSVQNAHTSLMNSEGHRKNILNPDFTHIGIGIKDGGKYGKMYTQMFVGR from the coding sequence ATGAAAAAAATATTATCTATACTAACTTTATGTGTTTTATTATTCTCTGGCTGTACCGCTCCACAACAAAAACCAACCCCACTACCTGAAAATGAAATGTATCAAAACGAAATGCCCGAAAACAATAAACCTATGACTTCATCTATTTTTGAAAAAGGTGATGTAGAAAAGATTCAAATTACAAAAGACAATACTTCCTGTCGTTCAGGACAAAGTGCAAATTCTCCTGAAATTCAAAAGCTCCCTAAAGGGAATGTTTATGACGTTGTTGGGCAACTGGGAGATCAGTACGTAGTACAAACAGAAGATGGAAAAGTTGGTTGCGTAAATCCTTCTGATTGCAAACCACAAGTAGAAGGTCCTAAAACAACTACTCCATCAGATCAACCTAACCAAACTGCACAAGATAAACAAGAAGAAAATACGTCAAGACTTACTGCTGATGAACAAGAAATGCTTAAGCTTCTAAACGGAGAGCGAACTAAAAACGGTTTAAAACCATTAACAATTGATATATCAATCGTGAATGTAGCTAGATTAAAATCTCAAGATATGATTGATAACAATTATTTTAGTCACAATTCTCCTACTTATGGCAGTCCCTTTGATATGTTAAAACAATTTGGGATTAAGTACCTTACTGCAGGTGAGAATATAGCGGGAAATCCTTCTGTTCAAAATGCACATACTTCTCTTATGAATTCAGAAGGACATCGAAAAAATATTTTAAACCCTGACTTCACCCATATTGGCATCGGTATCAAAGATGGAGGTAAATATGGAAAGATGTATACACAAATGTTTGTAGGTAGATAA
- a CDS encoding NCS2 family permease, with protein MAEIVEQELKQGKLERIFKLKERHTDIRTEVTAGLTTFMTMAYILIVQPSFMKAAGMDVGAVTVVTALLSGIFTLFMAFYTNLPFALAPAMGSNAFFAFTLVAGGLVTWQQGLGMVFISGIIFLLLTFLGLREVIVKLIPKNIKLAIGAAVGFFVVLIGFKSAKFMLITDGSIKMGNLADPTTKLALIGLAIAVTLMANKVKGALLWAMIGTTIIGIPMGITKVPSSLMSLPPSIAPIAFKLDVLGALKWSFFPLMFTFFVGDFFSTLGTLLGVSAKAGLLDEEGNLPNIDKPFLVDAIATVVGALFGSTVVTTYIESAAGAEEGGRTGLTGVATGICFLLTLFFTPIAGMIPGAATAPALILIGLLMLSGMKDIDFSEFTEAFPAFATVIFTAYTSSISNGISIGIISYAFVKLVSGKAKELHVGIYILCIPLIFYFMIM; from the coding sequence ATGGCAGAAATAGTAGAACAAGAATTGAAACAGGGTAAATTAGAGCGAATATTTAAATTGAAAGAACGGCATACAGATATACGAACGGAAGTAACAGCTGGATTAACAACTTTTATGACAATGGCATATATCTTAATTGTTCAGCCAAGTTTTATGAAAGCTGCGGGTATGGATGTTGGAGCAGTTACAGTTGTAACAGCTTTATTATCAGGTATATTTACATTGTTTATGGCCTTTTATACAAACTTACCTTTTGCCTTAGCACCTGCAATGGGAAGTAATGCATTTTTTGCTTTCACATTAGTAGCTGGTGGATTAGTTACTTGGCAGCAAGGTTTAGGAATGGTATTTATTTCAGGTATTATATTTTTATTACTTACTTTTTTAGGGTTACGTGAAGTGATTGTTAAATTGATTCCTAAAAACATAAAGCTTGCTATTGGTGCGGCTGTTGGTTTTTTTGTTGTACTGATTGGTTTTAAAAGTGCAAAATTTATGCTAATTACGGATGGATCTATAAAAATGGGTAATTTAGCTGATCCCACTACAAAACTTGCTTTAATAGGTTTAGCCATAGCCGTTACCCTTATGGCCAATAAAGTAAAAGGAGCACTATTATGGGCAATGATAGGAACAACCATTATTGGTATTCCTATGGGAATTACAAAGGTTCCTAGCAGCTTAATGTCTTTACCACCTTCTATTGCACCTATTGCTTTTAAGCTTGATGTTTTAGGTGCACTGAAGTGGAGTTTCTTTCCTTTAATGTTTACATTCTTTGTAGGTGATTTTTTTTCTACCTTAGGAACGCTTTTAGGAGTATCTGCAAAAGCAGGATTATTAGATGAAGAAGGAAATCTTCCAAATATAGATAAACCTTTTTTAGTAGACGCAATCGCTACAGTAGTAGGGGCATTATTTGGATCAACAGTTGTTACAACCTATATTGAATCAGCTGCAGGTGCAGAAGAAGGAGGACGTACAGGTTTAACAGGGGTAGCCACTGGGATATGTTTTTTATTAACTTTATTTTTTACACCTATTGCAGGAATGATTCCAGGAGCAGCTACAGCACCAGCATTGATTCTTATTGGATTATTAATGTTATCTGGTATGAAGGACATTGATTTTTCTGAGTTCACTGAAGCTTTTCCAGCTTTTGCAACAGTTATTTTTACAGCTTATACATCAAGTATTTCAAATGGTATTAGTATAGGAATCATTTCTTATGCATTTGTTAAACTTGTTTCAGGAAAAGCAAAAGAATTACATGTGGGAATCTATATACTATGTATTCCATTAATTTTTTACTTCATGATTATGTAA
- the panC gene encoding pantoate--beta-alanine ligase — MFVVEAVKKIREVIEKEKREGKKIGLVPTMGYLHEGHLSLIRKAKEENDFVVVSVFVNPTQFGEGEDYESYPRELERDSKLAKSAGADLVFHPSVAEMYPKGYNTYVETYKITDKLCGASRPGHFRGVTTVVCKLFNIVVPHRAYFGQKDAQQVVVIKQMVRDLNMDLEIIPCPIVREEDGIALSSRNTYLNDEERKAGLILSKSLFKSKEMIENGERDGLKIKDFIINNIQTEPLAKIDYVEVVDAENLQDIEKLQGEVLIALAVKFGNTRLIDNMRIKIS; from the coding sequence ATGTTTGTTGTTGAAGCTGTGAAAAAAATAAGAGAAGTGATTGAAAAAGAAAAAAGAGAAGGAAAAAAAATTGGACTCGTTCCTACTATGGGATACCTTCATGAAGGACATTTATCATTGATTCGAAAAGCAAAAGAGGAAAATGATTTTGTAGTAGTGAGTGTATTTGTCAATCCAACCCAGTTTGGAGAGGGAGAAGATTATGAAAGTTATCCTCGTGAATTAGAAAGAGATAGTAAATTGGCGAAAAGTGCTGGAGCTGATTTAGTATTCCATCCTTCTGTAGCTGAGATGTATCCAAAGGGCTATAATACGTATGTAGAAACTTATAAAATAACAGATAAATTATGTGGAGCGTCAAGACCAGGACATTTTAGGGGGGTTACTACAGTAGTTTGTAAATTATTTAATATAGTAGTACCTCATAGAGCTTATTTTGGACAAAAGGATGCACAACAAGTAGTGGTGATCAAACAAATGGTAAGAGATTTAAATATGGATTTAGAAATTATTCCTTGTCCTATTGTAAGAGAAGAAGATGGAATAGCATTAAGTTCAAGAAATACCTATTTGAATGATGAAGAGAGAAAAGCAGGACTCATTTTATCAAAATCTCTTTTTAAATCAAAAGAGATGATTGAAAATGGAGAGAGAGATGGGTTAAAAATAAAGGATTTTATTATTAATAATATTCAAACAGAACCCTTAGCAAAAATTGATTATGTAGAGGTTGTAGATGCTGAAAATTTACAAGATATAGAAAAGTTACAAGGAGAGGTACTGATTGCCCTTGCAGTGAAATTTGGAAATACCAGATTGATTGATAATATGCGTATAAAAATATCTTAA
- a CDS encoding formate--tetrahydrofolate ligase: MKTDIQIAQEAKMLPILEIGKQIGLKEDDLELYGKYKAKISLDVYKRLEDKPDGKLVLVTAINPTSAGEGKTTTNVGLSMGLNKIGKKTITALREPSLGPSFGVKGGAAGGGYAQVVPMDDINLHFTGDIHAITTANNLLAALLDNHLQQGNLLNIDPRRVTWKRCLDMNDRALRNIVVGLGGRTNGVPREDGFDISVASEVMAILCLANDLDDLKKRLARMIVGYTYDNEPVTADDLKATGALTLLLKDAIKPNLVQTLENTPAIIHGGPFANIAHGCNSVMATKIGLKLSDYVVTEAGFGADLGAEKFFNIKCRFAGLKPDATVIVATARALKNHGGVPKTQLNHENLEALEKGFGNLEKQIENIRKFGVPVVVAINKFPTDTQDELNLIEEKCAKLGVNVVLSDVWAKGGEGGIELAKKVVALCESGEADFKPLYDVNLSIKEKIEIIAKEIYGAEGVDFTSKADKEIEKYEKLGLDKMPICVAKTQYSLSDNPKLLGKPTGFKITVKNVRISAGAGFLLALTGDIMTMPGLPKVPAANGIDILKNGEIIGLF, translated from the coding sequence ATGAAAACGGATATACAAATCGCTCAAGAAGCAAAAATGCTTCCTATTTTAGAAATAGGAAAGCAAATAGGTCTTAAGGAAGATGATTTAGAGTTATATGGGAAATACAAAGCAAAAATTTCTTTAGATGTGTATAAGAGATTAGAAGACAAACCAGATGGAAAGTTAGTATTAGTAACAGCTATTAACCCGACCTCAGCGGGGGAAGGAAAAACTACGACAAATGTAGGACTTAGTATGGGACTAAATAAGATTGGTAAAAAAACTATTACAGCTCTTAGAGAACCATCATTAGGACCTTCTTTTGGAGTAAAGGGAGGAGCAGCAGGGGGTGGATATGCACAGGTAGTGCCTATGGATGATATTAATCTTCATTTTACAGGAGATATCCATGCCATTACAACTGCAAACAATTTACTTGCAGCCCTTTTAGACAATCATCTACAACAAGGAAATTTATTAAATATTGATCCTAGAAGAGTTACATGGAAAAGATGTTTAGATATGAATGATAGAGCATTAAGAAATATTGTAGTGGGTCTTGGTGGAAGAACCAATGGAGTTCCAAGAGAAGACGGGTTTGATATTTCTGTTGCATCAGAGGTTATGGCAATACTTTGCCTAGCTAATGATTTAGATGATTTGAAGAAAAGATTAGCTAGAATGATTGTAGGATATACATATGATAACGAACCTGTAACAGCAGATGATTTAAAGGCAACAGGGGCTTTAACTTTATTATTAAAGGATGCTATTAAGCCAAATTTAGTACAAACTTTAGAGAACACACCAGCAATTATTCATGGAGGTCCTTTTGCAAATATTGCCCATGGATGTAATAGTGTTATGGCTACAAAGATAGGGCTTAAGCTTTCTGATTATGTAGTAACAGAAGCTGGATTTGGTGCAGATTTAGGAGCAGAAAAATTCTTTAATATTAAATGTAGATTTGCAGGACTTAAGCCTGATGCAACAGTAATTGTTGCAACTGCTAGGGCACTTAAAAATCATGGAGGTGTTCCTAAGACACAGTTAAATCATGAAAACTTAGAAGCTTTAGAAAAAGGTTTTGGAAATCTTGAAAAACAAATTGAAAATATAAGAAAATTTGGTGTTCCTGTAGTGGTGGCTATTAATAAATTTCCTACAGATACACAAGATGAATTAAATCTTATTGAAGAAAAATGTGCAAAATTAGGAGTAAATGTGGTTTTATCAGATGTTTGGGCAAAGGGTGGAGAAGGTGGAATAGAACTTGCTAAGAAAGTTGTAGCCTTATGTGAATCAGGAGAGGCAGATTTTAAACCTCTTTATGATGTGAACCTTTCTATTAAAGAAAAGATTGAAATCATCGCAAAAGAAATATATGGTGCAGAGGGTGTTGATTTTACTTCTAAAGCGGATAAGGAAATTGAAAAGTATGAAAAACTAGGATTAGATAAAATGCCTATATGTGTAGCAAAAACACAGTATTCCCTATCTGATAATCCAAAACTTTTAGGAAAACCAACAGGGTTTAAAATTACAGTAAAAAATGTTAGAATATCAGCTGGAGCAGGATTTTTATTAGCATTAACTGGAGATATTATGACCATGCCAGGGCTACCAAAGGTACCCGCTGCAAATGGTATAGATATATTGAAAAACGGTGAAATTATAGGGTTGTTCTAA
- a CDS encoding cupin domain-containing protein yields the protein MKTLVWNVNEINWVEVPQFKGVYAKDLVKKEDGMDVTNKYIKIVPGGEILVHTHDVTEAFYILEGTASVLVNEERIPLKVGTMISAPAGVPHGIKNETDEDVILLANFGVK from the coding sequence ATGAAAACGCTTGTGTGGAATGTAAATGAAATAAATTGGGTAGAAGTACCACAATTTAAAGGTGTTTACGCTAAGGATCTTGTGAAAAAAGAAGATGGTATGGATGTAACAAATAAGTATATAAAAATAGTACCAGGGGGAGAAATACTTGTACATACCCATGATGTAACAGAGGCATTCTATATACTAGAAGGAACTGCATCTGTTCTAGTAAATGAAGAAAGAATACCATTAAAAGTTGGAACTATGATTTCAGCACCTGCTGGTGTGCCACATGGTATTAAAAATGAAACGGATGAAGACGTGATATTACTTGCTAATTTTGGAGTGAAATAA
- the ade gene encoding adenine deaminase, with product MQLLPKDKKGLIESAVGKRVCDLVIENAQIVNVFTGEIYKGNVGIYDGFIAHIQSDPDHLNREEAALVGKKYYDAKGEYLIPGFVDAHIHIESTMMTPRNFAKAVIPHGTTTVVTDPHEIANVCGIEAVEYMHESSKDIPMRQYILAPSCVPAVPGKENAGAVFMDKEIKELLEMDRVIGLAEVMDYLGVINNDKRMVDILDCVEQKNLFMQGHAPFVSGRELSAYLCAGPNSDHESRIGQEARDKMRAGMYVDARESSISKNVEEIIKNIKDFRYLNYLTFCTDDREPEDILESGHMNDVVRKAIGCGMHPIDAIRSATLNVAKEIGVKNLGAIAPGYVADLVIINSLEDLIPTAVFFEGTLVAEKGELKVEVEDKDFNIEDKNTVFIDNLKVEDFRMKAPIENGKIKTNIIKYQELNFSTTDFVVEELPVKNGYIDLSHDPDLKFVIVINRHKGHNTKGYGIVRNFGTQVGTVGSTVSHDCHNLTIVYDTPENGYIVAKDLIEIGGGLSCAKNDERIEHLALPIGGLISKKPCKVLAKESTKMKDALRGLGLTEIENPLLRIATLALPVIPNAKMSDLGMIDVLTQEVVDLFNE from the coding sequence ATGCAACTTTTACCGAAAGACAAAAAAGGTTTAATTGAATCAGCTGTTGGGAAAAGAGTATGTGATTTGGTTATTGAGAATGCTCAAATTGTAAATGTATTTACAGGAGAAATATATAAAGGGAATGTGGGTATATACGATGGATTTATTGCTCACATACAGAGTGATCCTGATCATTTAAACCGGGAAGAGGCAGCATTAGTGGGTAAAAAATATTATGATGCCAAAGGAGAATATCTAATCCCTGGTTTTGTAGATGCACATATACATATTGAAAGTACCATGATGACACCAAGAAATTTTGCTAAGGCTGTCATCCCTCACGGTACGACAACGGTTGTAACAGATCCTCATGAAATTGCAAATGTATGTGGTATAGAGGCTGTAGAATATATGCATGAATCAAGCAAAGATATTCCAATGCGTCAATATATATTAGCCCCTTCATGTGTTCCTGCAGTTCCAGGTAAAGAAAATGCTGGAGCAGTTTTTATGGATAAAGAGATAAAAGAATTATTAGAAATGGATAGAGTGATCGGATTAGCAGAAGTAATGGATTATCTAGGGGTAATCAATAATGATAAAAGAATGGTAGATATACTAGATTGCGTAGAGCAAAAAAATTTATTTATGCAAGGACATGCTCCTTTTGTAAGTGGTAGAGAGTTATCAGCTTATCTTTGTGCAGGTCCTAATAGTGATCATGAGAGTAGAATAGGTCAAGAAGCAAGGGATAAAATGCGTGCAGGAATGTATGTGGATGCAAGAGAAAGCTCTATTTCAAAAAATGTAGAGGAGATTATAAAAAATATTAAAGACTTTAGATACTTAAACTATTTAACCTTTTGTACAGATGATAGAGAACCAGAAGATATTTTAGAGAGTGGACATATGAATGATGTGGTTAGAAAAGCTATAGGGTGTGGAATGCATCCAATAGATGCAATTAGAAGCGCAACATTAAATGTGGCTAAGGAAATAGGTGTGAAAAATTTAGGTGCAATTGCTCCAGGGTATGTGGCTGATTTGGTGATCATAAATTCTTTAGAAGATTTAATTCCTACAGCCGTATTTTTTGAAGGGACTTTGGTAGCTGAAAAGGGAGAATTAAAAGTTGAAGTAGAAGATAAGGATTTTAATATTGAAGATAAAAATACAGTATTTATAGACAACTTAAAAGTAGAAGATTTTAGAATGAAAGCACCCATAGAGAATGGAAAAATAAAGACAAACATCATTAAGTATCAAGAACTTAATTTTTCTACAACAGATTTTGTGGTTGAAGAATTACCAGTAAAGAATGGCTATATTGATTTATCTCATGATCCAGATTTGAAATTTGTAATAGTAATTAATAGGCATAAAGGGCATAATACGAAGGGATATGGTATTGTACGCAATTTTGGTACACAGGTTGGAACTGTGGGTAGTACAGTTTCACATGATTGTCATAATTTAACGATTGTTTATGATACGCCAGAGAATGGATATATAGTTGCTAAGGATTTAATTGAAATAGGTGGAGGACTGAGTTGTGCAAAGAATGATGAAAGGATAGAACATTTAGCATTACCAATAGGAGGATTAATTTCTAAGAAACCATGTAAGGTATTAGCCAAAGAGTCTACTAAAATGAAAGATGCTTTAAGAGGTTTAGGACTAACAGAAATAGAAAATCCTCTTCTTCGTATCGCAACTCTTGCATTGCCTGTAATTCCTAATGCTAAAATGTCAGACTTAGGTATGATCGATGTACTAACGCAAGAGGTTGTAGACTTATTTAATGAGTAA